One Drosophila subobscura isolate 14011-0131.10 chromosome U, UCBerk_Dsub_1.0, whole genome shotgun sequence DNA window includes the following coding sequences:
- the LOC117900663 gene encoding ubiquitin conjugation factor E4 B: MPEEEPRQKPMEEEEDDEELQPLPQQEQPPLLPKQDHHPEDQPPEEQAQTPPIPITLTAEEMRERRLRTLAARSIIQTPLAAATTAPSPEKASRKQTNVSGESRLVREATHSDSESSTWPDLSSKNDMDVEMKTVVPIQDVEMAPALSLPSEAATKRTVRPAIETTKASTVSPERELANKKLPASADGGGSSPKSVDEQNEQLLSRLLNCTWNEFGSGSIICAQTASFLEQHPSKRFDFDFIVSNVLMETALKIYNDELGESSACLVDDMEFSTPKKIKSDDTEVQEIMANAMASTSTVEEATTSSQSEATASSDASSCLAPSVLNIVTTTKHSVILYLMKCYENYQTECATKTSASQPALHLAFENIMRMTVLVLTDRIHQNLNWQLDQSALLELMYMEKVSESFLVDIVAHTHEDLDAFDTIFGQVLRGLFTGMQRNICTAKINLLQIEWLAKLVVIRVGAVRPLADLVARQPNFIPPICTKISGREIVKCSFLGPFLSVSLFAEENVKFAETTKNKVEDAVASRLRWGLHEMRTHLHGIFHSLCVNASSRPKTLEYIGNILRRNDRRVQFASDEKLLARDGFVINLMSVLQHLSVKIKLDRIEPNYHYMKNCHVSIEQDTKIRYNEEEYKSFQGREFSESDKEVNFQTQCWFLTLQAHHLGYMPAIQRYRQKMRAIKELQKLIDELDRTKQHWVNSRYATRNNQFKERWEKQLRKLNRSKNCSEITLLDPALLQRCTEFYSTVCEFMLYQFEGRAIVGPFISKLPVQTLKATDAFSALPEWYIDDIAEFILFTMQHANVDIRQSIDHSIITWLLTCVCASHLIKNPYVTAKLVEVMFVFSLKPANSVNTAMWNHELAQNALVSALMRFYVDVETTGQSTEFYDKFTIRYHISHLFKSMWENPIHRQAVICESRVGNQFVKFVNMLMNDTTFLLDECLENLKRIHQTQQMLSDKQSLSKMTTDQQQSRLTQLATDERQCRSYLTLARETVDLFHYLTSDIKEPFMRAELVDRLSSMLNFNLKQLAGPKCNDLKVKNPAKYGWEPRSLLAQIFDIYLHLDCDRFAEALAADERSFDVHICNEAASRIKRLALRSAVEVERFKALTQRAHEIYVTNQQTEDECADAPDEFKDPLMDTLMSDPVLLPSGTVMDRAIITRHLLNSCTDPFNRQPLTEDMLVANLELKHRIEAWRKEQRGKRNNR, encoded by the exons atgCCGGAAGAAGAACCGCGACAGAAGCCCatggaggaggaagaggacgATGAAGaactgcagccgctgccacagcaggagcagccgcccTTGCTGCCCAAACAGGATCACCATCCCGAAGATCAGCCGCCCGAAGAACAGGCACAGACACCGCCCATACCCATAACGCTAACAGCAGAGGAG ATGCGTGAACGTCGTCTACGTACTTTGGCAGCCCGAAGCATCATACAAACTCcattggcagcagccaccacagcgCCCAGCCCGGAGAAGGCCTCGAGGAAGCAGACAAACGTCTCTGGCGAGTCTCGCCTGGTGCGCGAGGCCACGCACAGCGACTCTGAGTCATCCACCTGGCCGGATCTGAGCAGCAAAAATGATATGGATGTGGAAATGAAGACCGTGGTGCCCATACAGGATGTAGAAATGGCGCCAGCACTCAGTCTGCCCAGCGAGGCGGCTACCAAACGTACTGTGAGGCCAGCAATCGAGACAACGAAAGCCTCGACAGTGAGTCCCGAACGGgaattggccaacaaaaagttgccagcatcagcagacgGTGGCGGTAGCTCGCCCAAGAGCGTGGATGAACAGaacgagcagctgctgtcgcGTTTGCTGAATTGCACATGGAATGAGTTCGGCAGCGGCTCCATTATATGCGCCCAAACAGCCAGCTTCCTGGAGCAGCATCCCAGCAAGCGATTCGACTTTGATTTCATTGTCTCAAATGTCCTCATGGAGACGGCCCTCAAGATCTACAACGATGAGCTGGGCGAGAGCAGTGCCTGCCTGGTGGATGACATGGAATTTTCAACGCCCAAAAAGATCAAATCGGATGACACGGAGGTGCAAGAGATCATGGCCAATGCAATGGCCTCCACCTCGACCGTTGAGGAGGCGACCACCTCCAGCCAAAGCGAGGCCACGGCCAGCAGCGATGCCAGCTCGTGCCTGGCCCCATCGGTGCTGAACATTGTGACCACCACCAAGCACAGTGTCATTCTCTATCTGATGAAGTGCTATGAGAACTATCAGACGGAGTGTGCCACAAAGACGAGCGCCAGCCAGCCGGCGCTCCATTTGGCATTTGAGAACATTATGCGCATGACGGTGCTCGTGCTGACGGATCGCATTCATCAGAATCTCAACTGGCAATTGGATCAGTCGGCCCTGCTGGAGCTCATGTATATGGAGAAGGTGAGCGAGTCCTTCCTGGTCGATATTgtggcccacacacacgaggATCTGGACGCGTTTGACACCATCTTTGGCCAGGTGCTGCGTGGCCTGTTCACTGGCATGCAGCGCAACATTTGCACAGCGAAAATCAATCTACTGCAAATCGAATGGCTGGCCAAGCTGGTGGTCATCAGGGTGGGTGCTGTGAGGCCACTGGCCGATCTCGTCGCACGTCAGCCCAATTTTATTCCACCGATTTGCACAAAGATCTCGGGCCGAGAGATTGTCAAATGCAGTTTTCTGGGACCCTTTCTCTCCGTCTCGCTGTTTGCCGAGGAGAATGTAAAGTTTGCAGAGACAACCAAGAACAAAGTGGAGGATGCAGTTGCCTCGCGTCTACGTTGG GGCCTTCATGAGATGCGCACCCATTTGCATGGCATCTTCCATTCGTTGTGCGTGAATGCCAGCAGCCGTCCAAAGACCCTCGAGTacattggcaacattttgcgtCGCAACGATCGTCGTGTGCAGTTTGCCAGCGATGAGAAGCTGCTCGCCCGAGACGGTTTTGTCATTAATCTGATGAGTGTGCTGCAGCATCTGTCCGTGAAGATTAAACTGGACAGGATTGAGCCCAACTATCACTACATGAAGAACTGCCATGTGAGCATCGAGCAGGACACAAAGATACGTTACAACGAGGAGGAGTACAAGAGTTTCCAAGGCCGTGAATTCAGCGAGTCCGACAAGGAGGTCAACTTTCAGACGCAATGCTGGTTCCTCACCCTGCAGGCTCACCATTTGGGCTACATGCCCGCCATTCAGCGCTACCGCCAGAAGATGCGTGccatcaaggagctgcagaagctgatCGACGAGCTGGATCGCACCAAGCAGCATTGGGTCAACTCGCGGTATGCCACGCGCAACAATCAGTTCAAGGAGCGCTGGGAGAAGCAGCTGCGAAAGCTCAATCG CTCGAAAAACTGCAGTGAAATTACGCTCCTAGATCCAGCACTGCTTCAGCGCTGCACTGAATTCTATTCGACGGTGTGCGAGTTTATGTTGTACCAGTTCGAGGGTCGCGCCATTGTGGGGCCATTCATCTCCAAGCTGCCAGTGCAAACGCTGAAGGCAACGGATGCATTTTCCGCACTGCCCGAGTGGTATATCGATGACATTGCcgagtttattttgtttaccaTGCAGCACGCCAACGTGGACATACGCCAGAGCATCGATCATTCGATTATTACATGGCTGCTGACCTGCGTTTGTGCCTCGCATCTCATTAAGAATCCCTATGTGACTGCCAAGCTGGTCGAGGTGATGTTTGTGTTCTCTTTAAAGCCAGCCAACTCGGTGAATACAGCG ATGTGGAACCACGAGCTGGCACAGAATGCCCTGGTCAGCGCCCTAATGAGATTCTATGTCGATGTGGAGACAACGGGCCAAAGCACTGAGTTTTACGATAAGTTTACCATAAG ATACCATATTAGCCATTTGTTCAAATCAATGTGGGAGAATCCCATCCACCGCCAGGCTGTCATCTGTGAATCGCGGGTGGGCAATCAGTTTGTTAAATTCGTCAATATGCTGATGAACGACACAACGTTCCTGCTGGACGAATGTCTGGAGAATCTGAAGCGCATCCATCAGACACAGCAGATGTTGTCCGACAAGCAGAGCCTCTCCAAAATGACCACcgatcagcagcagagtcGCCTCACCCAGCTGGCCACCGATGAGCGGCAATGTCGCTCCTATTTAACACTCGCACGCGAGACAGTCGATCTGTTTCACTATCTGACA AGCGACATCAAGGAGCCTTTTATGCGCGCCGAACTGGTGGATCGTCTCAGCTCAATGTTGAATTTCAATCTGAAGCAGTTAGCGGGTCCCAAGTGCAACGACCTGAAGGTTAAGAATCCGGCAAAGTACGGCTGGGAGCCGCGCAGCTTGCTGGCCCAAATCTTCGATATATATCTCCATCTGGACTGTGATAGATTCGCCGAGGCACTGGCCGCCGACGAGCGCTCCTTCGATGTGCATATATGCAATGAGGCGGCGTCGAGAATTAAGCGCCTGGCGCTACGCTCAGCCGTTGAGGTGGAGCGCTTCAAGGCGCTCACACAGCGTGCCCACGAAATCTACG TAACCAACCAACAGACTGAAGATGAATGCGCTGATGCCCCCGATGAGTTCAAGGATCCGCTGATGGATACTTTGATGTCGGatcctgtgctgctgccatcggGCACTGTCATGGACCGGGCCATCATCACACGCCATCTATTAAATAGCTGCACGGATCCGTTCAACCGACAGCCGCTCACCGAGGATATGCTGGTGGCCAACTTAGAGCTGAAGCATCGCATCGAGGCCTGGCGCAAGGAGCAGCGTGGCAAGCGGAATAATAGATAA
- the LOC117900664 gene encoding papilin isoform X2: MDTKSNDDSAGSDSLDKSMQIKCVMVETTSDAMATGPTVGEESDNCSRDSAARDMGDKSASPSPTGVMQREQQAEQKTDAVSSMGDGDSSSQTGASSNCSSNTSPSSIVSCTAFETKVKQISQNLKETTLAEPVAKSEPTTSDAAASDAATSDAATSDAATSDTATNDAATSDAVSAAAGDSSSSLGDAAADTESHNSTDDSSERRVKKVRFHPDVKENDGGTWAKKKRSPQSSEADSSANCDGMDLDEDEECDEGDEEPEEEFDMAKTIAEAEDYLKEHPLTFVRRAEQNGDTLNDGFDTIDDMPPVVPKEPYDNDVDFYRKIEPENGIERVLGRETKAGKVEYLLRYENQGGLFWESEEFIRRMCPTLLKEYEKNRERRQQRLMHHVAKRQTMRQRYTDF, from the exons atggataCCAAGTCCAACGATGATTCAGCTGGCAGTGATTCGCTGGACAAATCTATGCAAATTAAGTGCGTGATGGTCGAGACGACAAGCGATGCGATGGCGACTGGGCCGACAGTTGGCGAGGAGTCTGACAACTGCAGCCGGGATTCCGCTGCACGGGACATGGGCGACAAGTCGGCGTCGCCGTCGCCAACGGGTGTGATGCAGCGAGAGCAGCAGGCTGAACAAAAGACTGATGCGGTGTCCAGCATGGGTGACGGCGACAGCTCGTCACAGACGGgggccagcagcaactgcagcagcaacacgtCCCCCTCCTCAATAGTATCGTGCACTGCCTTCGAGACGAAAGTCAAACAAATCTCACAGAACCTCAAGGAGACCACACTGGCAGAGCCAGTGGCAAAAAGCGAACCGACCACAAGCGATGCGGCCGCAAGCGACGCAGCCACAAGTGACGCAGCAACCAGCGAC GCGGCCACAAGCGACACAGCCACAAACGATGCGGCCACCAGCGACGCCGTcagtgctgcagctggcgaCAGTAGTAGCAGCCTGGGCGATGCCGCAGCCGACACAGAGTCTCACAATTCCACTGACGACTCCTCCGAGCGGCGTGTGAAAAAAGTTCGCTTCCATCCCGATGTCAAAGAGAACGACGGCGGCACTTGGGCGAAGAAAAAGCGTTCACCCCAGTCCAGCGAAGCGGATTCAAGTGCAAACTGTGATGGCATGGACCTCGATGAGGACGAAGAGTGCGATGAGGGTGATGAGGAGCCGGAAGAAGAGTTTGATATGGCCAAGACAATTGCCGAGGCGGAGGACTACCTCAAGGAGCATCCACTCACGTTTGTTCGCCGAGCCGAACAAAACGGAGATACACTAAACGATGGCTTCGATACCATCGATGATATGCCACCCGTGGTGCCGAAGGAGCCGTACGACAACGATGTAGATTTCTATAGGAAAATTGAGCCTGAGAATGGCATTGAGCGTGTGCTAGGACGCGAAACAAAGGCGGGAAAG GTGGAATATCTGTTGCGCTACGAGAACCAGGGCGGACTCTTTTGGGAATCTGAAGAGTTCATTCGACGCATGTGTCCGACGCTTCTCAAGGAATACGAAAAGAATCGCGAGAGGCGTCAACAGCGTCTG ATGCATCACGTTGCCAAGCGACAGACCATGCGACAGCGTTATACGGATTTCTAG
- the LOC117900664 gene encoding activating transcription factor 7-interacting protein 1 isoform X1 — protein MDTKSNDDSAGSDSLDKSMQIKCVMVETTSDAMATGPTVGEESDNCSRDSAARDMGDKSASPSPTGVMQREQQAEQKTDAVSSMGDGDSSSQTGASSNCSSNTSPSSIVSCTAFETKVKQISQNLKETTLAEPVAKSEPTTSDAAASDAATSDAATSDTVTSDAATSDAATSDTATNDAATSDAVSAAAGDSSSSLGDAAADTESHNSTDDSSERRVKKVRFHPDVKENDGGTWAKKKRSPQSSEADSSANCDGMDLDEDEECDEGDEEPEEEFDMAKTIAEAEDYLKEHPLTFVRRAEQNGDTLNDGFDTIDDMPPVVPKEPYDNDVDFYRKIEPENGIERVLGRETKAGKVEYLLRYENQGGLFWESEEFIRRMCPTLLKEYEKNRERRQQRLMHHVAKRQTMRQRYTDF, from the exons atggataCCAAGTCCAACGATGATTCAGCTGGCAGTGATTCGCTGGACAAATCTATGCAAATTAAGTGCGTGATGGTCGAGACGACAAGCGATGCGATGGCGACTGGGCCGACAGTTGGCGAGGAGTCTGACAACTGCAGCCGGGATTCCGCTGCACGGGACATGGGCGACAAGTCGGCGTCGCCGTCGCCAACGGGTGTGATGCAGCGAGAGCAGCAGGCTGAACAAAAGACTGATGCGGTGTCCAGCATGGGTGACGGCGACAGCTCGTCACAGACGGgggccagcagcaactgcagcagcaacacgtCCCCCTCCTCAATAGTATCGTGCACTGCCTTCGAGACGAAAGTCAAACAAATCTCACAGAACCTCAAGGAGACCACACTGGCAGAGCCAGTGGCAAAAAGCGAACCGACCACAAGCGATGCGGCCGCAAGCGACGCAGCCACAAGTGACGCAGCAACCAGCGACACAGTCACAAGCGATGCGGCCACAAGCGATGCGGCCACAAGCGACACAGCCACAAACGATGCGGCCACCAGCGACGCCGTcagtgctgcagctggcgaCAGTAGTAGCAGCCTGGGCGATGCCGCAGCCGACACAGAGTCTCACAATTCCACTGACGACTCCTCCGAGCGGCGTGTGAAAAAAGTTCGCTTCCATCCCGATGTCAAAGAGAACGACGGCGGCACTTGGGCGAAGAAAAAGCGTTCACCCCAGTCCAGCGAAGCGGATTCAAGTGCAAACTGTGATGGCATGGACCTCGATGAGGACGAAGAGTGCGATGAGGGTGATGAGGAGCCGGAAGAAGAGTTTGATATGGCCAAGACAATTGCCGAGGCGGAGGACTACCTCAAGGAGCATCCACTCACGTTTGTTCGCCGAGCCGAACAAAACGGAGATACACTAAACGATGGCTTCGATACCATCGATGATATGCCACCCGTGGTGCCGAAGGAGCCGTACGACAACGATGTAGATTTCTATAGGAAAATTGAGCCTGAGAATGGCATTGAGCGTGTGCTAGGACGCGAAACAAAGGCGGGAAAG GTGGAATATCTGTTGCGCTACGAGAACCAGGGCGGACTCTTTTGGGAATCTGAAGAGTTCATTCGACGCATGTGTCCGACGCTTCTCAAGGAATACGAAAAGAATCGCGAGAGGCGTCAACAGCGTCTG ATGCATCACGTTGCCAAGCGACAGACCATGCGACAGCGTTATACGGATTTCTAG